Proteins from one Pagrus major chromosome 1, Pma_NU_1.0 genomic window:
- the atg4da gene encoding cysteine protease atg4da — protein sequence MNSVSPSAAQYVGGVMQDELADSRRQQPPERQGSFGLRPPQTPDPSRETMGEPDEMDKLKAKLMSAWNNVKYGWTVKSKTSFNKISPVTVLGHSYLLNSEDEVDRFCLAFVSRIWLTYRREFPQLEGSTWTTDCGWGCMLRSGQMLLAQGLLVHLMPRDWAWPDAQQLTDVDFEVFRPRSPARAGGVPIPSFGSPRGSNGPEKPLPSDQPPRCSQRKRPESSREAEPIHHRLVTWFGDQPSAPFGIHQLVEIGKSSGKKAGDWYGPSIVAHILRKAVAKASAVHNLAVYVAQDCTVYKEDVVRLCDLSLSQMPPDPSSQAWKSVIILVPVRLGGEALNPSYIECVKNILKLDCCIGIIGGKPKHSLYFVGFQDEQLLYLDPHYCQPVVDVSQDNFPLESFHCSSPKKMPFNRMDPSCTIGFYAKNKKEFESLCSAVTEALSSSKEKYPIFTFVEGQGQDYGLEGHSSNKSGPAAHILPPGKQCRSNNRRNSDEFVFL from the exons ATGAACTCCGTTTCCCCCAGCGCAGCACAGTACGTAGGGGGAGTGATGCAGGATGAGCTGGCGGACAGCCGGAGGCAGCAGCCCCCGGAGCGGCAGGGCAGCTTTGGTCTCCGGCCGCCGCAGACACCAGATCCCAGCAGAGAGACAATGGGAGAGCCTGACGAAATGGACAAACTGAAGGCCAAACTGATGTCAGCATGGAATAATGTCAAATATG GTTGGACTGTTAAATCTAAAACATCCTTCAACAAGATCTCACCAGTCACTGTCCTGGGGCATTCCTATCTGCTCAACAGTGAAG acGAGGTGGACCGGTTCTGTCTGGCTTTCGTGTCCAGGATTTGGCTGACCTACAGGAGGGAGTTCCCTCAGCTCGAGGGCTCCACCTGGACCACAGACTGCGGCTGGGGCTGCATGCTGCGCAGTGGGCAGATGCTGCTGGCACAGGGGCTCCTGGTCCATTTGATGCCCAGAG ATTGGGCTTGGCCAGATGCTCAGCAGCTCACCGATGTGGACTTCGAGGTGTTTCGACCGCGCTCCCCAGCCCGGGCTGGAGGAGTCCCCATCCCATCCTTTGGCTCTCCACGAGGATCCAACGGCCCTGAAAAGCCTCTGCCGAGTGATCAACCACCCAGATGCAGCCAGAGAAAGAGACCGGAGTCTTCGAGGGAGGCCGAGCCCATCCACCACAGGCTGGTCACCTGGTTCGGGGATCAGCCCTCAGCACCATTTGGGATTCATCAGCTGGTGGAAATTGGCAAAAGTTCAGGAAAGAAGGCTGGTGACTGGTATGGTCCCTCTATAGTGGCACACATCCTACG GAAAGCGGTGGCCAAAGCATCTGCAGTCCACAACCTGGCTGTATATGTGGCTCAGGATTGTACAG TGTACAAAGAGGATGTGGTGCGTCTCTGTGACCTGTCGCTCAGCCAGATGCCCCCCGATCCGTCCAGCCAAGCCTGGAAGTCTGTCATCATACTGGTGCCTGTACGGCTGGGAGGGGAGGCCCTCAACCCGTCCTACATCGAATGTGTCAAG AACATCCTAAAGCTGGATTGTTGTATTGGAATCATTGGAGGCAAACCGAAGCATTCTCTTTACTTCGTTGGCTTTCAAG ATGAGCAGCTGCTGTATCTGGACCCTCACTACTGCCAGCCTGTGGTGGATGTGTCACAAGATAACTTCCCACTGGAG TCATTCCACTGTAGCTCTCCCAAAAAGATGCCCTTCAACCGCATGGATCCCAGCTGTACCATCGGCTTTTACGCCAAGAACAAGAAGGAGTTTGAgtctctctgttctgctgttaCTGAG GCCCTGTCATCGTCGAAGGAGAAGTACCCCATCTTTACCTTCGTCGAGGGCCAGGGTCAGGATTATGGACTTGAAGGTCACAGCAGCAATAAAAGTGGACCTGCTGCCCACATCCTGCCCCCTGGCAAACAGTGCAGGAGTAACAATAGAAGAAACAGTGACGAGTTTGTCTTCTTGTAA
- the smarca4b gene encoding transcription activator BRG1 isoform X1: protein MSTPDPPMGGTPRPGPSPGPGPSPGAMLGPSPGPSPGSSHSMMGPSPGPPSSGHSQPGPSGYGQDMHPLHKPMESLHEKSMSEESRFSQMKGLSMRQGGHSGMGPPPSPLDQHSQGYHSPLGGSDHSSPVPSNGPPSGPLMPSSSSSSSSGGPGSASTPLDGPSGDQHTLGPNNRPGPPGSSGPGPSPGPSLGSTVPSLGSGLESGGPTGPTPFNQNQLHQLRAQIMAYKMLARGQPLPDHLQMAVQGKRPMPGMQQPQPMSSLAPGPGGGPGGGPVGPGPGPMGSGYSRAHGMMGPNMPPPGPSGTPTGMQGQNPNGPPKSWPEGPMVNAAAPSNAPQKLIPPQPTGRPSPAPPSVPPAASPVMPPQTQSPGQPAQPTPMMPYHAKQNRITPIQKPCGLDPVEILQEREYRLQARITHRIAELENLPGSLAGDLRTKATIELKALRLLNFQRQLRQEVVVCMRRDTALETALDAKAYKRSKRQSLREARITEKLEKQQKIEQERKRRQKHQEYLNSILQHAKDFKEYHRSITGKMQKLTKAVATYHANTEREQKKENERIEKERMRRLMAEDEEGYRKLIDQKKDKRLAYLLQQTDEYVANLTELVRAHKAAQALKEKKKKKKKKKKMETVEGQTPSMGPDGEPLDETSQMSDLPVKVIHVDSGNILTGVDAPKAGQLETWLEMNPGYEVAPRSDSEDSEEEEEEEEDEEEPHPSATPVEEKKKITDPDCEDVSEVDVRHIIENAKQDVDDEYSGAAFARGLQSYYSVAHAVTERVDKQSSLLINGQLKQYQIKGLEWLVSLYNNNLNGILADEMGLGKTIQTIALITYLMELKRLNGPYLIIVPLSTLSNWVYEFDKWAPTVVKVSYKGSPAARRAFVPQLRSGKFNVLLTTYEYIIKDKQVLAKIRWKYMIVDEGHRMKNHHCKLTQVLNTHYLAPRRVLLTGTPLQNKLPELWALLNFLLPTIFKSCSTFEQWFNAPFAMTGEKVDLNEEETILIIRRLHKVLRPFLLRRLKKEVEAQLPEKVEYVIKCDMSSLQRVLYRHMQAKGVLLTDGSEKDKKGKGGTKTLMNTIMQLRKICNHPYMFQQIEESFSEHLGFSGGIVQGLDLYRASGKFEVLDRILPKLRATNHKVLLFCQMTSLMTIMEDYFAYRSFKYLRLDGTTKAEDRGMLLKTFNDPESEYFIFLLSTRAGGLGLNLQSADTVVIFDSDWNPHQDLQAQDRAHRIGQQNEVRVLRLCTVNSVEEKILAAAKYKLNVDQKVIQAGMFDQKSSSHERRAFLQAILEHEEQDEVWGQEVCLRINEEDEVPDDETVNQMIARSEEEFDQFMRMDLDRRREEARNPRRKPRLMEEDELPTWIMKDDAEVERLTCEEEEEKMFGRGSRQRKEVDYSDSLTEKQWLKAIEEGTLEEVEEEVRHKKTTRKRKRDRDVDLPGPSSSSGGRGRGDKDEDGKRQRKRGRPPAEKLSPNPPALTKKMRKIVDAVIKYKDSASGRQLSEVFIQLPSRKELPEYYELIRKPVDFRKIKERIRGHRYRSLGDLERDVMLLFQNAQTFNLEGSLIYEDSIVLQSVFTSLRQKIEKEEESEGEDSEEEEDELEEGSESETRSVKVKIRLGRKDKAGDRGKGRSRRTGRTRAKPVVSDDDSEDEQEEERSPSATDEES from the exons ATGTCGACGCCAGATCCCCCCATGGGAGGCACCCCTCGCCCAGGTCCTTCACCTGGTCCAGGTCCCTCCCCTGGGGCCATGCTGGGCCCCAGCCCCGGACCCTCACCGGGCTCCTCTCACAGTATGATGGGCCCCAGCCCCGGCCCTCCTTCCTCTGGGCACTCCCAGCCAGGGCCGTCTGGATACGGTCAGGACATGCACCCTCTGCACAAA CCCATGGAGAGCCTGCATGAGAAGAGCATGAGTGAGGAGAGCCGCTTCAGCCAGATGAAGGGACTGTCTATGAGACAGGGCGGGCACAGCGGTATGGGCCCCCCACCCAGTCCTCTGGACCAACACTCGCAAG GTTACCACTCTCCATTAGGTGGCTCTGACCACTCCAGTCCTGTCCCTTCAAACGGTCCTCCCTCTGGACCTCTCATGccatcatcctcttcttcctcctcctctggtggcCCAGGCTCTGCCTCTACACCTTTAGATGGCCCCAGTGGAGATCAACACACTCTGGGTCCCAATAACCGGCCTGGCCCTCCAGGGAGCTCCGGCCCAGGCCCCAGCCCTGGACCCAGTCTGGGCTCCACTGTCCCCAGCCTCGGATCTGGCCTTGAATCTGGAGGCCCGACAGGCCCTACTCCCTTCAACCAGAACCAATTACACCAACTCAGAGCCCAGATCATGGCTTATAAGATGCTGGCCAGAGGACAGCCCCTGCCGGACCACCTCCAGATGGCTGTGCAGGGGAAGAGGCCGATGCCTGGGATGCAGCAGCCGCAGCCCATGTCCAGCCTGGCTCCTGGACCTGGAGGCGGACCAGGGGGTGGACCAGTAGGACCAGGGCCTGGGCCAATGGGCTCAGGCTACAGTCGAGCTCATG gAATGATGGGTCCAAACATGCCTCCTCCAGGCCCATCGGGTACTCCAACTGGGATGCAGGGACAAAACCCAAACGGACCTCCCAAGTCCTGGCCTGAAG GCCCCATGGTGAATGCAGCAGCGCCCTCCAACGCACCCCAAAAGCTGATTCCCCCTCAGCCGACTGGCCGgccctctcctgctcctccttcagttcctcctgctgcctcccCAGTAATGCCTCCACAGACCCAGTCCCCTGGCCAGCCGGCACAGCCTACTCCCATGATGCCTTACCACGCCAAGCAGAACCGTATTACCCCCATCCAGAAACCCTGCGGCCTCGACCCGGTGGAGATACTGCAGGAGAGGGAGTACAG GTTACAGGCGCGTATCACTCATCGCATCGCTGAACTGGAGAACCTGCCGGGCTCTCTGGCTGGTGATTTACGTACCAAAGCTACCATAGAGCTCAAAGCCCTCCGACTGCTCAACTTCCAGAGACAG CTTcgtcaggaggtggtggtgtgtATGCGTCGTGACACGGCTCTAGAGACCGCCCTTGACGCCAAGGCCTACAAGCGAAGCAAGCGTCAGTCTCTGCGCGAGGCCCGCATCACAGAGAAACTGGAGAAACAGCAGAAGATTGAGCAGGAGCGCAAACGCAGGCAGAAACATCAG GAGTACCTTAACAGCATCCTGCAGCACGCCAAAGACTTCAAAGAGTACCACCGCTCCATCACAGGCAAGATGCAGAAACTGACCAAAGCTGTGGCCACCTACCACGCCAACACTGAACGTgagcagaagaaagagaatGAGCGTATAGAaaaagagaggatgaggaggctTATG GCTGAGGATGAGGAAGGCTATCGTAAACTGATTGACCAGAAGAAGGATAAGCGTCTGGCCTACCTGCTGCAGCAGACTGACGAGTATGTCGCCAACCTCACCGAGCTGGTCAGAGCTCACAAAGCGGCACAGGCTCtcaaggaaaagaagaagaagaagaagaaaaagaagaag ATGGAGACTGTAGAGGGTCAGACTCCTTCCATGGGTCCTGATGGAGAG CCTCTGGATGAGACGAGTCAGATGAGTGACCTGCCTGTGAAGGTCATCCATGTTGACAGTGGGAACATCCTGACGGGGGTGGACGCTCCTAAAGCCGGACAGCTGGAGACCTGGCTGGAGATGAACCCGGG TTATGAGGTGGCTCCCCGCTCAGACAGTGAAGacagcgaggaggaggaagaggaggag gaggacgaggaggagccTCATCCGTCGGCTACACCggtggaggaaaagaagaagattaCAGACCCTGACTGCGAAGACGTGTCGGAGGTGGACGTCAGACACATCATTGA AAATGCTAAACAGGATGTGGATGACGAATACAGCGGTGCAGCGTTCGCCCGAGGGCTCCAATCGTATTACTCCGTGGCTCACGCCGTCACAGAGAGGGTGGATAAACAGTCCAGTTTATTAATAAATGGACAACTCAAACAGTATCAG ATTAAAGGTCTGGAGTGGCTGGTTTCACTCTACAACAATAACCTGAATGGGATCCTGGCGGATGAGATGGGTCTGGGAAAAACCATCCAGACTATCGCCCTCATCACGTACCTCATGGAGCTCAAACGGCTCAATGGACCCTACCTCATCATTGTACCCCTCTC AACTCTTTCTAACTGGGTGTATGAGTTTGATAAGTGGGCACCGACGGTCGTGAAAGTGTCCTACAAG GGCTCTCCGGCTGCGAGAAGAGCCTTCGTTCCCCAACTCCGCAGTGGAAAGTTTAATGTTTTACTCACTACTTACGAGTACATCATCAAGGATAAACAAGTACTGGCCAAG aTTCGTTGGAAGTACATGATCGTAGACGAAGGCCACCGTATGAAGAACCACCACTGTAAGCTGACCCAGGTTCTGAACACGCACTACCTGGCCCCACGGCGAGTCCTGCTGACAGGAACGCCGCTGCAGAACAAACTACCTGAGCTCTGGGCGTTGCTCAACTTCCTCCTGCCCACCATCTTCAAGAGCTGCAGCACCTTCGAGCAGTGGTTCAACGCTCCTTTTGCCATGACTGGAGAGAAG GTGGATCTGAATGAAGAGGAAACCATCTTGATTATCCGTCGTCTCCACAAAGTGCTTCGGCCCTTCCTGTTACGCAGATTAAAGAAGGAAGTGGAGGCTCAACTTCCAGAGAAG GTGGAATACGTGATCAAGTGTGACATGTCGTCTCTTCAGAGGGTGCTGTACAGGCACATGCAGGCCAAGGGGGTCCTGCTCACTGACGGatcagagaaagacaagaag GGTAAAGGAGGCACAAAGACGCTGATGAACACCATCATGCAGCTGAGGAAGATCTGTAACCACCCGTACATGTTCCAGCAAATAGAG GAATCCTTCTCTGAACATTTAGGATTCTCTGGTGGGATAGTCCAGGG TCTGGACTTGTATCGGGCATCAGGAAAGTTTGAGGTGTTGGATCGAATCCTACCAAAGCTGAGAGCCACAAACCACAAAGTGCTGCTCTTCTGTCAGATGACCTCACTCATGACAATCATGGAGGACTACTTTGCCTATCGCAGCTTCAAGTATCTGCGTCTTGATG GCACTACGAAGGCTGAGGATAGAGGAATGTTACTGAAGACATTCAATGACCCAGAGTCAGAGTACTTTATCTTCCTCCTGAGCACAAGAGCTGGAGGCCTCGGCCTCAACCTGCAGTCTGCAGACACTGTGGTTAtctttgactctgactggaaCCCACATCAG GACCTGCAAGCCCAGGACAGAGCTCACCGTATCGGCCAACAGAACGAGGTGCGTGTGTTGCGTCTCTGCACTGTCAACAGTGTGGAGGAGAAAATCTTGGCTGCTGCCAAGTACAAACTGAACGTGGACCAGAAGGTCATCCAGGCTGGCATGTTCGACCAGAAATCTTCGAGCCACGAGCGCAGGGCCTTCCTGCAGGCCATACTGGAACACGAGGAGCAAGACGAGGTCTGGGGACAGGAAGTGTGTCTACGCATTAAT gaggaggacgaggtgcCAGACGACGAGACGGTCAACCAGATGATCGcgaggagtgaggaggagttTGACCAGTTCATG CGTATGGATCTAGACCGGCGACGCGAGGAGGCCCGTAACCCGCGTCGAAAGCCTCGTCTTATGGAGGAGGACGAGCTGCCCACGTGGATTATGAAGGACGATGCTGAGGTTGAACGGCTGACctgcgaggaggaggaggagaaaatgtttgGACGAGGTTCTCGGCAGCGGAAGGAGGTGGACTATAGCGATTCACTGACTGAGAAGCAGTGGCTTAAG GCGATCGAGGAGGGCACGctggaagaggtggaggaagaggtaCGTCACAAAAAGACGACCCGGAAGAGGAAGCGGGACCGCGACGTGGACCTCCCTGGCCCCTCCTCTTCTTCGGGGGGACGAGGTAGAGGGGACAAAGATGAAGATgggaagaggcagaggaagaggggaCGACCGCCTGCTGAGAAACTCTCCCCAAATCCCCCGGCCCTCAcgaagaagatgaggaagatAGTGGATGCTGTTATCAAGTATAAAGACAG CGCCAGCGGGCGTCAGCTGAGCGAGGTCTTCATCCAGCTTCCGTCTCGAAAAGAGCTGCCAGAGTACTACGAACTGATCCGTAAGCCTGTGGACTTCAGGAAGATCAAG GAGAGGATTCGAGGTCATCGCTACCGCAGTCTGGGTGACCTGGAGAGAGACGTCATGCTGCTCTTCCAAAACGCTCAGACCTTCAACCTGGAGGGGTCGCTG ATATATGAAGACTCCATCGTACTCCAGTCAGTGTTCACCAGTTTGAGGCAAAAGAtcgagaaggaggaggaaagtgaGGGAGAGgacagtgaggaagaggaagacgagcTGGAGGAAGGATCAGAGTCCGAAA CTCGTTCAGTGAAAGTGAAGATTCGCCTGGGAAGGAAGGATAAAGCTGGAGATCGAGGGAAGGGACGCAGCAGACGAACAGGACGCACCAGAGCCAAACCTGTCGTCAGTGATGACGACTCTGAGGATGAGCAGGAAGAG GAGCGCTCCCCCAGTGCCACTGATGAGGAGTCCTGA
- the smarca4b gene encoding transcription activator BRG1 isoform X2, producing MIVDEGHRMKNHHCKLTQVLNTHYLAPRRVLLTGTPLQNKLPELWALLNFLLPTIFKSCSTFEQWFNAPFAMTGEKVDLNEEETILIIRRLHKVLRPFLLRRLKKEVEAQLPEKVEYVIKCDMSSLQRVLYRHMQAKGVLLTDGSEKDKKGKGGTKTLMNTIMQLRKICNHPYMFQQIEESFSEHLGFSGGIVQGLDLYRASGKFEVLDRILPKLRATNHKVLLFCQMTSLMTIMEDYFAYRSFKYLRLDGTTKAEDRGMLLKTFNDPESEYFIFLLSTRAGGLGLNLQSADTVVIFDSDWNPHQDLQAQDRAHRIGQQNEVRVLRLCTVNSVEEKILAAAKYKLNVDQKVIQAGMFDQKSSSHERRAFLQAILEHEEQDEVWGQEVCLRINEEDEVPDDETVNQMIARSEEEFDQFMRMDLDRRREEARNPRRKPRLMEEDELPTWIMKDDAEVERLTCEEEEEKMFGRGSRQRKEVDYSDSLTEKQWLKAIEEGTLEEVEEEVRHKKTTRKRKRDRDVDLPGPSSSSGGRGRGDKDEDGKRQRKRGRPPAEKLSPNPPALTKKMRKIVDAVIKYKDSASGRQLSEVFIQLPSRKELPEYYELIRKPVDFRKIKERIRGHRYRSLGDLERDVMLLFQNAQTFNLEGSLIYEDSIVLQSVFTSLRQKIEKEEESEGEDSEEEEDELEEGSESETRSVKVKIRLGRKDKAGDRGKGRSRRTGRTRAKPVVSDDDSEDEQEEERSPSATDEES from the exons ATGATCGTAGACGAAGGCCACCGTATGAAGAACCACCACTGTAAGCTGACCCAGGTTCTGAACACGCACTACCTGGCCCCACGGCGAGTCCTGCTGACAGGAACGCCGCTGCAGAACAAACTACCTGAGCTCTGGGCGTTGCTCAACTTCCTCCTGCCCACCATCTTCAAGAGCTGCAGCACCTTCGAGCAGTGGTTCAACGCTCCTTTTGCCATGACTGGAGAGAAG GTGGATCTGAATGAAGAGGAAACCATCTTGATTATCCGTCGTCTCCACAAAGTGCTTCGGCCCTTCCTGTTACGCAGATTAAAGAAGGAAGTGGAGGCTCAACTTCCAGAGAAG GTGGAATACGTGATCAAGTGTGACATGTCGTCTCTTCAGAGGGTGCTGTACAGGCACATGCAGGCCAAGGGGGTCCTGCTCACTGACGGatcagagaaagacaagaag GGTAAAGGAGGCACAAAGACGCTGATGAACACCATCATGCAGCTGAGGAAGATCTGTAACCACCCGTACATGTTCCAGCAAATAGAG GAATCCTTCTCTGAACATTTAGGATTCTCTGGTGGGATAGTCCAGGG TCTGGACTTGTATCGGGCATCAGGAAAGTTTGAGGTGTTGGATCGAATCCTACCAAAGCTGAGAGCCACAAACCACAAAGTGCTGCTCTTCTGTCAGATGACCTCACTCATGACAATCATGGAGGACTACTTTGCCTATCGCAGCTTCAAGTATCTGCGTCTTGATG GCACTACGAAGGCTGAGGATAGAGGAATGTTACTGAAGACATTCAATGACCCAGAGTCAGAGTACTTTATCTTCCTCCTGAGCACAAGAGCTGGAGGCCTCGGCCTCAACCTGCAGTCTGCAGACACTGTGGTTAtctttgactctgactggaaCCCACATCAG GACCTGCAAGCCCAGGACAGAGCTCACCGTATCGGCCAACAGAACGAGGTGCGTGTGTTGCGTCTCTGCACTGTCAACAGTGTGGAGGAGAAAATCTTGGCTGCTGCCAAGTACAAACTGAACGTGGACCAGAAGGTCATCCAGGCTGGCATGTTCGACCAGAAATCTTCGAGCCACGAGCGCAGGGCCTTCCTGCAGGCCATACTGGAACACGAGGAGCAAGACGAGGTCTGGGGACAGGAAGTGTGTCTACGCATTAAT gaggaggacgaggtgcCAGACGACGAGACGGTCAACCAGATGATCGcgaggagtgaggaggagttTGACCAGTTCATG CGTATGGATCTAGACCGGCGACGCGAGGAGGCCCGTAACCCGCGTCGAAAGCCTCGTCTTATGGAGGAGGACGAGCTGCCCACGTGGATTATGAAGGACGATGCTGAGGTTGAACGGCTGACctgcgaggaggaggaggagaaaatgtttgGACGAGGTTCTCGGCAGCGGAAGGAGGTGGACTATAGCGATTCACTGACTGAGAAGCAGTGGCTTAAG GCGATCGAGGAGGGCACGctggaagaggtggaggaagaggtaCGTCACAAAAAGACGACCCGGAAGAGGAAGCGGGACCGCGACGTGGACCTCCCTGGCCCCTCCTCTTCTTCGGGGGGACGAGGTAGAGGGGACAAAGATGAAGATgggaagaggcagaggaagaggggaCGACCGCCTGCTGAGAAACTCTCCCCAAATCCCCCGGCCCTCAcgaagaagatgaggaagatAGTGGATGCTGTTATCAAGTATAAAGACAG CGCCAGCGGGCGTCAGCTGAGCGAGGTCTTCATCCAGCTTCCGTCTCGAAAAGAGCTGCCAGAGTACTACGAACTGATCCGTAAGCCTGTGGACTTCAGGAAGATCAAG GAGAGGATTCGAGGTCATCGCTACCGCAGTCTGGGTGACCTGGAGAGAGACGTCATGCTGCTCTTCCAAAACGCTCAGACCTTCAACCTGGAGGGGTCGCTG ATATATGAAGACTCCATCGTACTCCAGTCAGTGTTCACCAGTTTGAGGCAAAAGAtcgagaaggaggaggaaagtgaGGGAGAGgacagtgaggaagaggaagacgagcTGGAGGAAGGATCAGAGTCCGAAA CTCGTTCAGTGAAAGTGAAGATTCGCCTGGGAAGGAAGGATAAAGCTGGAGATCGAGGGAAGGGACGCAGCAGACGAACAGGACGCACCAGAGCCAAACCTGTCGTCAGTGATGACGACTCTGAGGATGAGCAGGAAGAG GAGCGCTCCCCCAGTGCCACTGATGAGGAGTCCTGA